A genomic window from Glycine soja cultivar W05 chromosome 10, ASM419377v2, whole genome shotgun sequence includes:
- the LOC114370469 gene encoding uncharacterized protein LOC114370469 gives MMGLSKLGTAIMTITAVTLVALFAEIVYVLWQRRQRLRPRVRVEPQEASLQCSSTSSSPSNDDDVELELEQHVMKWQQCLNGNGPSRMLFTIKEEEREEVESDNGNGLSEECKKSARACLDNERVAVVDEVVVAVEELLLLDETTTPFSTPCASPPYYTPYASPSREECRKDSNDGNG, from the coding sequence ATGATGGGTCTGAGCAAGCTCGGAACCGCGATAATGACTATAACGGCCGTTACTCTGGTGGCCCTGTTCGCGGAGATCGTGTACGTGCTGTGGCAACGCCGTCAGAGGCTCCGTCCGCGTGTGCGCGTGGAGCCGCAAGAGGCTTCGCTCCAGTGTTCTTCTACCTCGTCTTCTCCGAGTAACGATGATGACGTGGAGCTCGAACTCGAACAGCACGTGATGAAGTGGCAGCAGTGTCTTAACGGTAACGGTCCCTCCAGGATGCTGTTCACGATCaaagaggaagagagagaagaggttGAGTCCGATAACGGTAACGGTTTGTCCGAGGAGTGTAAGAAAAGTGCGCGTGCGTGTTTGGATAATGAGCGCGTGGCGGTGGTAGACGAGGTTGTGGTCGCGGTTGAGGAGTTGTTGTTGCTGGACGAAACGACGACGCCGTTTTCGACGCCGTGTGCTTCGCCTCCGTACTACACACCCTACGCTTCGCCGAGTCGTGAAGAGTGTCGTAAAGATTCAAACGACGGTAATGGATGA